From one Lycium ferocissimum isolate CSIRO_LF1 chromosome 5, AGI_CSIRO_Lferr_CH_V1, whole genome shotgun sequence genomic stretch:
- the LOC132057560 gene encoding protein FAR-RED IMPAIRED RESPONSE 1-like has product MDPNIFNVDNNNNENVDYNSETDDYNGENVVNNIEDGDIRATLNNILGIEGNDSLLSNVDEDEDSEDFNGGGLDPYLDSEDEGLNLVRVEEEVNTPDHFEEYEEDPLTDEYEHEHDVTDEDEARGGMNEERFTHEQFLQGPIEGMTFGSKDSMFSFYREHATLKGFGVVKKTALKKLSDFVNYVVYACDRSRKGKQKKSSKRIECKARVNAVMMVDGSSWRVTRVESEHNHVLDARLSRFMPSHREMSRSLKRQLVAHDIAGLRPSKSIRLLEVEAGGPENLGCTPKDCRNYILRERRLRTLSTDAEAINRFFLDMQIKDREFFYAVDHDNSGRLRNCVWVHTHSKYAYLEFCDVICFDTTYLVNQWRMPFASFIGVNQHRQSILLGCALITSEDANTYKYVFFTWLRAMNGVAPTAIMMHQCKSIKAAIE; this is encoded by the coding sequence ATGGACCCAAACATTTTCAACGTTGATAATAACAACAATGAAAACGTTGATTACAACAGTGAAACTGATGATTACAACGGTGAAAATGTCGTTAACAACATTGAAGACGGTGATATAAGGGCAACCTTGAATAATATTTTAGGGATTGAAGGTAATGACAGTTTGCTCtctaatgttgatgaagatgaagattcaGAGGATTTCAATGGTGGTGGTCTAGACCCATACTTGGACAGCGAGGATGAAGGGCTCAACTTGGTGCGTGTAGAGGAAGAGGTAAATACTCCTGATCACTTTGAGGAATACGAAGAGGATCCTTTGACGGATgaatatgaacatgagcatgatgTGACAGATGAAGATGAAGCTAGAGGAGGAATGAATGAGGAGAGATTTACACATGAACAATTTTTACAAGGTCCTATTGAAGGGATGACATTTGGAAGTAAAGATTCAATGTTTTCATTTTACAGAGAGCACGCCACATTGAAAGGGTTTGGTGTGGTGAAAAAAACAGCGTTAAAAAAACTTAGTGAttttgttaattatgttgtcTATGCTTGTGATAGGTCAaggaaaggaaaacaaaagaaatcgAGCAAAAGAATTGAATGTAAAGCTCGTGTTAATGCTGTTATGATGGTTGATGGATCATCATGGCGTGTCACTAGGGTTGAAAGTGAGCATAATCATGTGTTGGATGCCAGACTATCACGATTTATGCCCTCACACAGGGAAATGAGCAGGAGTTTGAAGAGGCAGCTTGTTGCTCACGACATTGCAGGTTTGAGACCTTCAAAGAGCATAAGACTCTTGGAAGTTGAAGCTGGTGGTCCTGAGAATTTGGGATGTACCCCCAAGGACTGCAGAAATTACATTTTGCGGGAGAGGAGGTTGAGAACCTTGTCCACCGATGCAGAAGCCATAAACAGGTTTTTTCTTGACATGCAGATTAAGGATAGGGAGTTTTTCTATGCAGTAGACCACGATAATTCTGGCAGGCTACGTAACTGTGTATGGGTTCATACACATTCTAAGTATGCATATCttgaattttgtgatgtgatatgttttGACACTACCTACCTTGTGAATCAATGGCGCATGCCGTTTGCTTCATTCATTGGTGTGAATCAGCACCGACAGTCCATACTTCTTGGATGTGCTTTGATTACAAGCGAGGATGCTAACACTTACAAATATGTCTTCTTTACTTGGCTTAGAGCCATGAATGGTGTAGCTCCAACCGCTATTATGATGCATCAATGCAAGAGTATTAAGGCAGCTATCGAGTAG
- the LOC132056022 gene encoding leucine-rich repeat receptor-like serine/threonine/tyrosine-protein kinase SOBIR1, with translation MAFTASQTHLSFLSFFTLILLVHARLNLYSPDHSALLLVQKGLGIPAQRNALENPCNSVTISCERRLTNNSYVLRVTRVVLKSYGLKGTLSPSIGRLSELKELSLQNNELFDIIPTQIVSCRKLEILNLQDNQFSGKVPSELSSLVRLRILDLGSNELSGNLNFLKYFPNLEKLSLADNMFTGKIPQSLKSFRNLRLLNISGNSFLEGPVPVVSQVEHLSADLNRKDYVPKRYILAENSRRSRHMPAMAPQPSSGNVQAPAPSRVVVPGHKHNKTRRKVSAWILGFFAGAFAGGLSALVFCMLFKVLMFIIRGSTNDSSLTIFSPLIKKAEDLAFLEKEDGMASLELIGKGGCGEVYKAELPGSNGKIIAVKKIIQPPRDAAELTEEDSKAMNKKMRQIKSEIKIVGQIRHRNLLPLLAHMPRPDCHYLVYEYMKNGSLQDTLQQVREGTRELDWSARHRIAVGIAAGLEYLHINHTQRIIHRDLKPGNVLLDDDMEARIADFGLAKAVPDAHTHITTSNVAGTIGYIAPEYHQTLKFTDKCDIYSFGVLLGVLVMGKLPSDEFFQTTPEMSLVKWMRNVMTSEDPNRAIDPKLMGNGNDEQMLLVLKIACFCTLENPKERPNSKDVRCMLMQIKQSWPLN, from the coding sequence ATGGCCTTCACTGCCTCCCAAACCCAcctttcttttttgtcttttttcacTCTGATCCTGCTTGTTCATGCAAGACTCAACCTTTACTCACCTGACCACAGTGCTCTTTTGCTTGTCCAAAAAGGCTTAGGCATACCTGCTCAACGCAATGCTCTTGAGAACCCATGCAACTCTGTTACAATATCATGCGAACGACGACTCACAAACAATTCATACGTGCTAAGAGTCACAAGGGTCGTCCTCAAATCCTATGGGCTAAAGGGCACTCTGTCTCCTTCCATTGGCAGGCTTTCTGAGCTCAAAGAACTGTCCCTCCAAAACAATGAACTCTTTGACATAATTCCAACTCAAATTGTCAGCTGCCGGAAATTGGAAATCTTGAACCTTCAAGACAACCAATTTTCTGGCAAAGTCCCGTCTGAATTATCATCTCTAGTCCGCCTTAGAATCCTTGACCTTGGCTCTAATGAGTTATCTGGGAACCTGAACTTCTTGAAATACTTTCCCAACCTTGAAAAACTCTCCCTTGCTGATAACATGTTCACTGGCAAAATACCTCAATCCTTGAAATCTTTCAGAAATCTCCGGCTCCTCAATATTTCAGGGAATAGTTTCCTTGAAGGGCCGGTGCCTGTCGTGAGTCAAGTTGAACACCTATCAGCAGACTTAAACCGAAAAGATTATGTTCCCAAGCGTTACATACTTGCTGAGAACTCAAGAAGGTCAAGACACATGCCTGCAATGGCACCGCAGCCCAGTTCAGGAAATGTCCAAGCTCCAGCACCTAGTAGAGTTGTGGTACCAGGGCACAAACATAACAAGACCAGAAGAAAGGTAAGCGCCTGGATTCTTGGATTCTTCGCTGGAGCTTTCGCTGGGGGCTTATCTGCGCTGGTCTTTTGCATGCTCTTCAAGGTGCTTATGTTTATCATCCGAGGGAGCACAAATGATTCAAGTTTAACAATTTTCAGTCCATTGATTAAGAAAGCCGAGGACTTGGCTTTTTTGGAGAAAGAAGACGGAATGGCATCACTAGAACTCATTGGGAAAGGTGGTTGTGGAGAAGTTTATAAAGCTGAGTTACCGGGAAGTAATGGAAAGATTATTGCTGTAAAGAAGATCATACAACCCCCAAGGGATGCTGCAGAACTCACTGAAGAAGATAGCAAAGCTATGAATAAGAAAATGCGCCAGATAAAATCAGAAATCAAAATTGTAGGTCAAATCAGACACCGGAATTTGCTTCCCCTACTGGCACATATGCCAAGACCAGACTGTCATTACTTGGTCTATGAGTACATGAAAAATGGGAGCTTACAGGATACCCTCCAGCAAGTCAGAGAGGGGACACGGGAACTAGATTGGTCAGCACGTCACCGAATTGCAGTCGGAATAGCTGCTGGACTCGAGTATCTCCATATAAATCACACTCAGCGTATAATTCACAGAGATCTAAAGCCAGGAAATGTCCTCCTTGATGATGACATGGAAGCTCGAATTGCGGATTTTGGCCTTGCTAAGGCTGTCCCAGATGCTCATACACATATTACAACTTCAAATGTGGCAGGAACTATAGGATACATTGCGCCAGAATATCATCAGACACTAAAGTTCACAGATAAGTGTGATATATACAGCTTCGGGGTGTTGCTTGGCGTGCTAGTTATGGGAAAGCTTCCATCAGATGAGTTCTTCCAGACCACTCCTGAGATGAGTTTAGTGAAATGGATGAGAAATGTCATGACTTCTGAGGATCCAAATAGAGCAATCGATCCAAAGCTGATGGGTAACGGAAACGATGAGCAAATGCTTTTGGTTCTCAAAATTGCCTGCTTTTGTACCCTGGAGAATCCAAAGGAAAGGCCTAACAGTAAGGATGTTAGGTGCATGTTGATGCAGATTAAGCAAAGTTGGCCATTAAACTAA
- the LOC132056023 gene encoding protein MHF2 homolog isoform X2, translating into MEKENTFDPDLVHEIFKLVWKRKAAERGKNELSENMDNEVGAGSSKRSRPTFANANALKLSSEFLRVFVAAIQRAATIAEAEGSIKIEATHLERILPQLLLDF; encoded by the exons ATGGAGAAGGAGAACACCTTCGATCCG GATTTGGTCCACGAAATTTTCAAGCTAGTTTGGAAAAGGAAAGCTGCAG AGCGTGGGAAAAATGAATTATCTGAGAATATGGACAACGAG GTTGGAGCTGGATCATCAAAGAGAAGTCGCCCTACCTTTG CTAATGCAAATGCACTGAAGCTGAGCTCTGAATTCCTCCGAGTCTTTGTAGCAG CTATACAACGTGCTGCTACTATTGCTGAAGCGGAGGGCAGTATCAAAATAGAAGCAACACATTTAGAGAGGATACTTCCTCAGTTACTTCTAGATTTTTAA
- the LOC132056023 gene encoding protein MHF2 homolog isoform X1, with product MEKENTFDPDLVHEIFKLVWKRKAAERGKNELSENMDNEVGAGSSKRSRPTFANANALKLSSEFLRVFVAEAIQRAATIAEAEGSIKIEATHLERILPQLLLDF from the exons ATGGAGAAGGAGAACACCTTCGATCCG GATTTGGTCCACGAAATTTTCAAGCTAGTTTGGAAAAGGAAAGCTGCAG AGCGTGGGAAAAATGAATTATCTGAGAATATGGACAACGAG GTTGGAGCTGGATCATCAAAGAGAAGTCGCCCTACCTTTG CTAATGCAAATGCACTGAAGCTGAGCTCTGAATTCCTCCGAGTCTTTGTAGCAG AAGCTATACAACGTGCTGCTACTATTGCTGAAGCGGAGGGCAGTATCAAAATAGAAGCAACACATTTAGAGAGGATACTTCCTCAGTTACTTCTAGATTTTTAA
- the LOC132058208 gene encoding protein JINGUBANG-like, whose translation MEVPKWFCNNGQYSSSAYFEDSNSDEKQSTTSTTYEENSSCSIDTFVISPNSHNSCIASFKTITPQISHLAIHNNILYAASLNEITAFDLNTYELIDTLTSSFGLVKSIVFTKSKIFTAHQDCKIRIWKLKAKTEKHHLLSTLPTLKDRVRRGILPKNYVQIRRHKQKLWIEHADTVSGLAVNDGLMYSVSWDRTLKIWKKSDFSCLESVLGHVDAINAIVVSHDGVVYTASADGEIKVWQREKNKHSLVTTLKKHKSSVNALALNKDGTILFSGGCDENILVWEREECVDYMLATWSLKGHKGAILCLIYFDGVLISGSTDRSVRIWEKSSSSTTTSSKECGYFCSVVLEGHCKPVKSVAAAWDDDDVEENGNNNNNGVLSVFSGSLDGEIRVWQVIVSTSRQS comes from the coding sequence ATGGAGGTGCCAAAATGGTTTTGCAATAATGGTCAATATTCATCATCAGCTTATTTTGAAgattcaaattcggatgaaaaACAAAGCACTACTTCAACAACATATGAAGAAAATAGCTCTTGCAGTATTGACACCTTTGTGATTTCTCCTAATTCTCATAATTCTTGCATAGCCTCTTTCAAAACCATAACCCCTCAAATTTCCCATCTAgccattcacaacaacatttTATATGCTGCATCTCTCAATGAAATCACTGCCTTCGATTTAAATACCTATGAACTTATCGACACATTAACTTCATCTTTTGGCTTAGTAAAATCAATTGTTTTTACCAAATCAAAAATCTTCACAGCCCACCAAGATTGCAAAATTAGGATTTGGAAACTCAAAGCCAAAACAGAAAAGCACCATCTCCTCTCGACTCTACCAACTTTGAAAGATCGAGTCCGACGTGgcattcttccaaaaaattacgTCCAAATTAGACGTCACAAGCAAAAATTATGGATCGAACATGCAGATACTGTTTCAGGATTAGCTGTTAATGATGGATTAATGTATTCAGTTTCATGGGATAGAACCctcaaaatttggaaaaagtcaGATTTTTCTTGTTTAGAATCCGTTTTAGGCCACGTTGATGCTATTAACGCTATTGTTGTATCTCACGATGGCGTCGTTTACACGGCTTCGGCTGACGGGGAAATAAAAGTTTggcaaagagaaaaaaataagcaTAGCTTGGTCACAACATTGAAAAAACACAAGTCATCAGTGAATGCATTAGCTTTAAATAAGGACGGGACAATTTTATTTTCAGGAGGATGTGACGAAAACATTTTAGTATgggaaagagaggaatgtgttgatTATATGTTGGCGACGTGGTCGTTGAAAGGACATAAGGGTGCAATTTTGTGCTTGATTTATTTTGATGGTGTTTTAATAAGTGGATCGACTGACAGAAGTGTGAGGATTTGGGAAAAGAGTAGTAGTAGTACTACTACTAGTAGTAAAGAATGTGGATATTTTTGTTCGGTAGTTCTTGAAGGGCATTGTAAACCAGTGAAGTCTGTTGCAGCAGCttgggatgatgatgatgttgaagaaaatggaaataataataataatggggTTCTTTCTGTTTTTAGTGGAAGCTTGGATGGAGAAATTAGAGTTTGGCAGGTTATTGTTTCAACTTCACGTCAGAGTTAA